Proteins encoded by one window of Cucurbita pepo subsp. pepo cultivar mu-cu-16 chromosome LG14, ASM280686v2, whole genome shotgun sequence:
- the LOC111810579 gene encoding uncharacterized protein LOC111810579: protein MAACFSFSSTLNSCFRRSFSRAGLKSITTDLCDGTIVHCWAPKFRRDTKPNLLLLHGFGANAMWQWNKFVSPMIRFFNVYVPDLIFFGNSYTTRPERTESFQALCMMRLMDSLDVQTVNVVGISYGGFVAYSIAAQFPERLEKLVLCCTGVCLEEKDMADGMFVVKNIDEAANILLPQTPAKLKELIRLTFVKPARFLPTFIINDFINVMCTEYKQEKEELIKQLLKDRTLSNLPKIDKTTLILWGDQDRVFPLELANRLKRHVGEKAELVVIKKAGHAFSAEKPREMYKHIKAFLTTNPTLSPSTNSPFCSV, encoded by the exons ATGGCGGCTTGTTTTAGTTTCTCATCCACCTTGAACTCGTGTTTCCGGCGCTCCTTTTCTAGGGCAGGCCTCAAATCCATCACCACTGATCTATGCGATGGAACGATCGTCCACTGTTGGGCGCCCAAATTCAGAAGAGATACGAAACCTAATTTGCTTCTCCTCCATGGATTTGGAGCCAACGCAATGTGGCAATGGAACAAGTTCGTATCGCCGATGATTCGGTTCTTCAATGTCTACGTTCCTGACCTAATTTTCTTCGGCAATTCGTACACAACTCGTCCGGAGCGGACCGAGTCCTTTCAAGCTCTCTGTATGATGCGATTAATGGATTCGCTCGATGTTCAAACGGTGAATGTCGTTGGAATTAGCTACGGTGGCTTCGTAGCATACAGTATCGCGGCTCAATTTCCAGAGCGATTGGAGAAATTAGTGCTCTGTTGTACCGGCGTTTGCTTGGAAGAGAAAGATATGGCGGACGGAATGTTCGTCGTGAAAAACATCGATGAGGCCGCTAATATTTTACTGCCTCAAACGCCGGCGAAGCTCAAGGAACTCATCCGCCTCACCTTCGTCAAGCCTGCTCGATTTTTGCCTACTTTTATTATCAACGATTTCATCAAT GTGATGTGCACAGAGtacaagcaagagaaagaagagttgATCAAACAATTACTCAAGGATCGGACCTTATCTAATCTTCCCAAGATCGATAAG ACTACATTGATATTATGGGGAGACCAAGACCGAGTATTTCCTTTGGAGTTAGCAAATAGATTAAAAAG GCATGTGGGGGAAAAGGCTGAATTAGTGGTTATAAAGAAAGCAGGGCATGCGTTCAGTGCAGAGAAGCCAAGAGAAATGTACAAACACATCAAGGCTTTTCTCACCACCAACCCCACCCTTTCCCCTTCAACGAACTCACCTTTTTGTAGCGTTTGA
- the LOC111810582 gene encoding dolichol-phosphate mannose synthase subunit 3-like, with translation MKHIVKILTLLVAVSALWIGLLQASVIPHGHAWLLPIYFIVSLGCYGLLMVGIGLMTFPTCPREGLLLQQDIDEAKEYLKQKGVDINSN, from the exons ATGAAGCATATAGTGAAAATATTGACATTGTTGGTGGCCGTATCAGCTCTGTGGATTGGTCTCTTGCAGGCATCTGTAATACCACATGGTCATGCTTGGCTG CTACCCATCTATTTTATTGTCTCCCTGGGATGCTATGGTCTATTGATGGTTGGAATCGGTCTAATGACATTCCCAACATGTCCTAGAGAAGGCCTGTTGTTACAGCAG GACATTGACGAGGCCAAAGAGTACCTTAAGCAAAAAGGGGTTGACATAAATTCTAATTGA